From the Cololabis saira isolate AMF1-May2022 chromosome 13, fColSai1.1, whole genome shotgun sequence genome, the window GTTTCCTTCACATGCAGACCCCTCAGCATTTAGAACAGCAACAATCCTTTTCACATTTAAGTTTTGTTTCGCCGCCTTAGTGGCATATTGACAAAGACTGACATCAGTAAGCATGTCACAAGTTCTACAATTTATCATTTACCTTTTTTTGTCTACGAAAGGTCATTTTTGACTTGATTTTATTATAACTACCTTCTTGTATCATGCACCCGACCTCTTCACACTTTGAAAGCTGTTTTTATTcaggaaaaaatgtgttttagaaGAGTTTCTCCTGTCAAATTTCCTGGCAGTGGTCATCCTGCTAGAAATGTGCACTGTCAAGAATACAACAGAAATAAGAGTTTTCAGGGATTTGCAGTGCAGCTAGCCACTACGTCAGCACATTCCGGGCTCCCAGAGGTggaattgtactttttttttcgtagacctttttttctaatcattattattacaaaaagctgtgtgtcctttttttcttttacactgTTGGTGTCCAGCGATAACTCACATGTCTGAGCTGCAGAGATATTGAAAGTCAGTCATATTTACACTCATACACAATTCTGCTATTAGAGTTTTAAAAAACTAGTTTGAACTACAGTGTTTTGAAGAATCTGAATCAACTACACTGGCCGGCATTAACAGTATAAACAAAAGATGCTCACTTCCGAAATCGGCACGTCATCTTAATGCAGGGCTCTAAGCTGATCTTTCAAACACCTCTATGCAATTTGTAAAATTAGCTGTCTTAAATGTCTTTTCCCAAACTTTTTAATGCCTTTCTGGTACCAAAGTTGCAGAGTTTTGATCCAACCATAAATTTGATATGGCTCATGCGTTTGTTGTGAACTTAAGAGGAACGTTCCGAATGATGTGAGAAGCGATAAAAATATTGTTGTGTGTTATGTATGACTGTATCTACTTTAGATCagaagcaacacacacacacacacacacacacacacacacacacacacacacacacacacacacacacacacacacacacctatctATCTACCTCTTTATCTCCTTCTCTTTTGGTTATGTTTGTAATGGCATGTTGTAAGGAGCTAATAACAAATACACTGTTGATTTGAATGTATAACACAAAGATACAACACAAGATTCTTAGAAACTACATAGGTGAGGCTCAAATTTTACCATAAATGTGACATGGTCAAGTGGAAGTACTGCTGCTGAGAACTGAAGTGGCTTAGACgtgttttttttcagaaaaatgctGACCATAACATAACAAAATATTCAGAACTAACCCTTGCTGAAACTTTGTTTCTTCTGTTGTAGGTAAACAATGGATCTGACACCGACCTGTTATgggtttctctttctcttcgTCCTCACTGCTGTTGTTCGAGCATGTCCACAGGGATGCACATGCGCAGAAACCAAAGTCAGCTGCAGAGGCCTCTCTGACTTCCCCACAGCTGTGCCCTCCTCTACAACCAATCTGTATTTCGAATATTGCAGTTTTTCCTCTCTGAAGCCAGAGGACCTCACAGATTTCTCTAATGCTCTTGGCAGCTTTCTGATTGGTTACACTGGTTTGAGGGAAGTGCGCCCTGGCACATTTGATTCCACTCCAAACATAGGTGCCTTAGCGATAACTAGCACTGAGTTACAAGATCTCCCTGAGGCCTTGTTCCAAAGTCTGCAAAGCCTGGAGTCTTTGAATCTCAAGTCAAACCAGCTCCTTGTAGTCCGGCCTCAGTGGTTTTCCTCACTGACAGAGCTGAGACAACTTGAACTAAGCAAGAACCTTTTCACTTCTATTCCTGAGGAAACTTTTCACTCTCTAACAAAGCTGCAGTACCTTTCAGTTTCCGGAAACAATATTAGCCAGATATCTGGAGATACATTCAAGAACCTTTCTGAGCTAAAACTCTTACGCCTTAGCAGCAACAGGTTACAGGAGCTCCCCATTAacagtttgaatgaccttgtaaACCTGGAGGAACTGTCTCTGCAAGACAATCAAATCACTCACCTCCACCAAGACTTGTTCTCCAAGACTCCACAGCTCAAAAAGCTGTACCTTTCCAACAACAAACTGACATCTCTTTCAGAAGGACTCTTGTTTAACTTGCCTCTTCTTTCCCAGATCTCCTTATATGAAAACCAGCTGGAAAGTCTGAGTCCAGGGGTATTCGGGGCCATGGCCTTGCAGGAGCTGTGGTTGTATGACAACAAGCTGAGCCGTGTGGAAGATAACACATTCAGGAACCTGACTCAATTACGCCTCCTGGTGCTCAGTCGCAACCAAATCAGCTATGTATCTCCCGGTGCCTTCAGAGGTTTGGAGCAGCTGGGGGAAGTATCACTGCACACCAACCTGCTTACAACCCTGGAAGCCGGAACTTTTCAAGAACTGCCCAGTCTGGTCAACATTTCTCTGGAGCACAATTTTATTAGCTCCCTCCCTTCTGGTTTCCTCCATGGCCTGAACCAACTGGGACAAATAGATCTGCAGAACAATTCCTTCCAAAATTTCCCAGAAGAGAATCTAGTTTCCCTCACGGCAGCAAAGGAGATCCTTTTGCAGCAGAACCCCTGGAGGTGTGACAGGGACATTCTGCCTCTGAGGAAGTGGATAAGACTGCACCCCTCTAAAGTGAACCAAACCCTGGTTGTTTGTAAAACTCCTTACAATCTGACTGGTGAGATGATTACTATGCTGACGGATGAGGCTTTGACACCTCTCAGCTCTACTGAGACACCAGTGTTGACCTCAACTGAAAAGAGGAGAAGACCGAATACACCTCCACCTAAACGCAGCACTGTTTCTCCTGCCGTCAAGACCACACCCACTTCAGGTAGCGAAGAGGTCACCAGCAGTGGACAAGGGGATGGTGGAACAATTTCCAATCACACTTCAACAATTTTAATTGCCATTGCAGTAGTGGCCACTGTCATCATCAGCACTGTCATCATCACTTGCCTTTGTTGGAGGAAGAACAAAAGAGGCAAGGGAAATATAGGTCACAGGAATAAAAACTCTGTGCTGTAAACCTCAAACTGCGCCCTCAAAGACTAAACAAGCCGGGAACTTTTAAAGCCAGAGGGAACTGCTCAATGATGactgtgttttatttgaatgatAAAGAACACTTAGACGTTTGTAGATCATCAAAAGCTACAGAAAGGACTACTGCCGCTCCATTTAGAAGAATTCAGTGAACAATTTTACTCTGAATTCATCAGCTTTCAGTTGCAACTCTAAGATTTATATTATCAGTCTGCATTTCTCATCAGTGATGTCATAAAAAGAGAGGAACCATCTTActcaaactgcaaaaaaggTTTCTTTATCAGCTTGTGGACAGCCTATTCTTTAATGTAAATTCAAATGAAGTGAAGCATATTTTTTTCTTAGTGAATGTaagtctgtttcttttttttctttttttactctttCGGATATTAACCTTGGCATTTGGGTATTGACTATTGTGCTAACATCAGTTCATATACAAAACAGGTGAACTTTTTTTTGGGGAAAATGGTCTACAGTCGGAGATGGAAATCTTAATCAACTATAACACTGTAAGCTGAATAAAGGCACAACTGTTCTTCAAGTTTTCATGGTTTTCTTTGTTAACATATCTATTTTATtcataaaaatacaatttttatgACAATGTGAATTGCCAAACTTGATGGCAAAAAAGATCTGTCAAGTCAGTGATATTTTATCAACAGGTATAATGTAAAATTTCTTGCATTAGTTAGACTCGCCGcatttcacataaaaaaaaaaagtaaaatattgacACACATGATACACAACATGATGataaagttattattattattattattattattattaacttaaATATTATTAATTAGTATTATTACTCCCttctgggattaataaagtattttaatcAAGTTGAAATAtgaattaaaaactaaaatatgttaaaacacACATCTCAATCCAGACATTTTGTCATAACTGCAACATGTTCCGGGCAAATTTGTAGGCTTATGGGAACATACAAATACGCCCAGGTTTGGTGTGTCTTTGATTGAATTCAAAGAGATCTGTCTGTGTCAGGTTTACTCTTAAACTCAGTAGTGTAGAATAAGCGACCCTCTTTCAGTGACcattaataaaattaaacttTATAGTTATGTGAAAACACGTCTTTTTAATAATGCTGTTTCCTTTCTTTGAAGAAAGTACCTTCATGTTTGACTGATCTGTTCACAGCAAATTAATCCAAATACAGAAGCCAGATACATAACACTGTGTGGTTTTGTAAATATAGCTGTgtctgtgttgttttgtgtaTAAAAATGTGAGTTTTTCCAATAATGGCTCACTGTACAAAACCACCCTTCTTGAGCTTCATATTGTTTGCATAAATGTCAGCTTTTTAATGGTTATTTGCAGTATGCGAAAtacccatccatattccatttttttgtttgttttttttttttttaaacagtgtggccctatacaataaaccaatacaatcagcctactatagcctatgacaaatacacgcacacttttaaccattttagaAGCACGTTGTTTTACTAACAGGAGGCAAAATTGTGCATTATGATGCAGGATCAGTGGCGTAGCCACGGGTGTGCCAGGGTGTGCCAGTGCCACCCAAAGAGACAGCTGGCACACCCAAAAATTTGaggcattttttgttttgttttttggtatAGTCTTCTAAGTATTCTAAATCTAGGCTAATCTAGGCTATTAGTATGTAATCatgatgttcaaaataattcaaaataaaaaatcttatttttgcaTGTAAAACCCCCGTCAGGCGATGTGTCGCGGCAGCTGGACTGTtaaacctaaattatggttccgcgttaaatcgacggcgtagccttcggcgtagggtacgcggcgacgcacaacgtaccatgtgcgtcgccgcgtaccctacgccgtaagctctgcgtcggtgtaacgcggaaccataaatcagccttcagacaACTCATCAAACGGAAGGTGGATGGCGGACATGAGTTCCCGTCCATTATTGAAGTCTTAGACTCCTGCGACAAAGATGTTTTATCCAAGATTAACTGTTTGCATCGTATTCTGATAGCATTGCCTGTTACAAGTTGCTCCGTGGAGCCTTTTTTTAGTCGTCAACAGGACCAGAGCCGTCAGAGCGACGACGCTCACAGAGAGACTGAAGAGCCTCTCGGATCATGTTTGAAAAAGATGTGTggattttctgtatttaacagcgtttatgtgtaatgtatatgattaataacagcagcacgtcaTTATAGGCGCCCCTCTGCTCCTTCACCCGccccccctctctcctccccgACACACACACTATGAGCTGCAGCTCCAATGCGCGCGCCCGCGAGCACGCGCTGGAGCGCGAGTGTTTTGGATTGACGGTAACTTTATGGAGAGgtagaaaaaaaggagagaggaagagagagaaagaatcaGGATAGGCAGGGGAAGCCAACAGGTTGGTTTAATATTAGGTGGAAGTGTAGGAAGAGCCACTTGATACTAAGTGATTAATATCTAAATATGATTTATGGAAAGATTGCATAAGCAAGATTTGCAATTTATTCAGAGCTATTAAAAATGCTTGTTGCACAAAAACCTAGATGCCCAGTATGGTTTGAATTTCTGCTGACCAACCTGTCCTTTTGggaaaattatattattttattttattattttataataaaaccatcAGGCCGACCAAATAGTTTGTTCTGCCTCTGGTTAAATAGCTTTGTTGATCATGCGTAATGTGGATACGTTCTGGTTCTGAGTGCATGAGTGTTATATTTCACTATGTTTGCTTCATTGGGcagcaatgtgtgtgtgtggttatgtttttgtgatgtttttttttaggacatgcataaagtgtggttattatattacttattattatattatatatattattatacgtATTATATATTGAGAGCACACACAACATGTGGATATGTTTTGCACTGTTAATAATTTGGATATAcatgcttttgaatgtttgtggaggtgtaacgtctagttttgttgaaaaaaaatttggCACACCCAGTCTTTGCTGGTGCACACCCAAAGTCTCTTTTCTGGCTACGCCACTGTGCAGGatgttatttacaaattaaatctgataattaaaataaataaaagacattaattggcaccacactggtgcacttaatgaataaatgcCAGGTATAAGACACTGGCGCACGACCAGTGCATTGCAGaaacgaataaacaaataaa encodes:
- the lrrc15 gene encoding leucine-rich repeat-containing protein 15, translating into MDLTPTCYGFLFLFVLTAVVRACPQGCTCAETKVSCRGLSDFPTAVPSSTTNLYFEYCSFSSLKPEDLTDFSNALGSFLIGYTGLREVRPGTFDSTPNIGALAITSTELQDLPEALFQSLQSLESLNLKSNQLLVVRPQWFSSLTELRQLELSKNLFTSIPEETFHSLTKLQYLSVSGNNISQISGDTFKNLSELKLLRLSSNRLQELPINSLNDLVNLEELSLQDNQITHLHQDLFSKTPQLKKLYLSNNKLTSLSEGLLFNLPLLSQISLYENQLESLSPGVFGAMALQELWLYDNKLSRVEDNTFRNLTQLRLLVLSRNQISYVSPGAFRGLEQLGEVSLHTNLLTTLEAGTFQELPSLVNISLEHNFISSLPSGFLHGLNQLGQIDLQNNSFQNFPEENLVSLTAAKEILLQQNPWRCDRDILPLRKWIRLHPSKVNQTLVVCKTPYNLTGEMITMLTDEALTPLSSTETPVLTSTEKRRRPNTPPPKRSTVSPAVKTTPTSGSEEVTSSGQGDGGTISNHTSTILIAIAVVATVIISTVIITCLCWRKNKRGKGNIGHRNKNSVL